A section of the Triticum dicoccoides isolate Atlit2015 ecotype Zavitan chromosome 7A, WEW_v2.0, whole genome shotgun sequence genome encodes:
- the LOC119328588 gene encoding protein MICRORCHIDIA 6-like isoform X1: MALLDWIELSDDEEVTVKEKLPPEKVKEEFPPTNVKEEFPPTRVKEELDTHIHGTAQLEVEIVDLTIEEADVEEDRNAHGKGDAAQGATTSHRQQFLAPHGQGEAAQTVVPRQEFLAAANGVEEFLVIGDVAQEAMQSGNQDFAAAVDCAEEATHSENADEAGPSLFTEQGAAAGDCGEEAMQPGNQDFAAAVDCAEEAMQSENAAEAGPSSFTEQGVAAGDCSEEALQPGIQDFSAAVDCAEEAMKSENAAEAGPSLFTEQGATAGHCGEEAMQLGNQNFAAAVDCAEEAMQSENAAEAGPSSFTEQSVAAGDCSEEALQPGNQDFSAAVDYAEEAMQSENAAEAGPLSSTGQGVVAGDCSEEAMQSGKQDFVAAVDCAEEAMQSGNAVEGAPSSFTEGVAAGDFAEEAMQYNHEDKAAECSSMTRQAASSSLSMTEQGATTSSLRTAQQSHKRDALIDSPPIATVAPFPRQFWKAGEYKVASRASINNGQNCLRINPKFLHSNATSHKWVFGAIAELLDNAVDEVQNGATYVKIDKMKYSPVGEYSLMIQDDGGGMSPEYLRHCLSFGFSNKCTNSSIGQYGNGFKTSTMRLGADAIIFSCRKANSRLTRSVGLLSYTFLKGTGCDDILVPVVDYEFDPSSRNFKRIMDRGEKHFSSNLSTLLRWSKFSTEDDLLNQFEDMGCHGTKIVVFNLWLNDVDEMELDFTTDDEDIMMSGAPKIPEERAKVKRLNHMHIANRFRYSLRVYASILYLRLPQHFKVILCGRTVEPHHIIKDLIYRECIKYRPQVGTSVQVDVITSIGFLKGAPHLDIYGFNVYHRNRLILPFWAAGSERGRGRGIAGVLEANFIRPTHDKQDFEKTELFQRLETRLKDMTMEYWRHHAHLIGYQPVTKSLPPAYYTSIAATNDSSVAQATATTYARNSRAKASGVLNSRFNGGNSLNPLHVGALRDQMDYGACSLARRNMRTSLYMPSTPQQTELCKRRNSGSMIEMRAQKRHNTNGDADHVGSVNVVEIGEERSSLLLCQNMMLKAECSELEAAGQTLRSKADRLMGELREWQRKRRSLTDELEFYNGLSAIQRRIPIASTSSMGVGWI; encoded by the exons ATGGCATTGTTGGACTGGATTGAGTTGTCTGATGACGAGGAGGTGACAGTCAAAGAAAAACTTCCTCCAGAAAAAGTCAAAGAAGAATTTCCTCCAACAAATGTCAAAGAAGAATTTCCTCCCACAAGAGTGAAAGAAGAACTGGATACTCATATACATGGGACAGCGCAGTTGGAAGTAGAAATTGTTGATTTAACCATAGAAGAAGCTGACGTTGAAGAGGATAGGAATGCTCACGGGAAAGGGGATGCTGCTCAGGGGGCAACAACATCACATAGACAACAGTTTCTTGCACCTCATGGACAAGGCGAGGCAGCTCAGACAGTGGTACCAAGACAAGAGTTTCTTGCTGCTGCTAATGGTGTGGAAGAGTTTCTTGTAATAGGTGATGTTGCACAAGAGGCTATGCAGTCTGGAAATCAGGATTTTGCTGCAGCAGTTGATTGCGCAGAAGAGGCCACGCATTCTGAAAATGCAGATGAAGCTGGCCCATCATTGTTTACAGAACAAGGTGCCGCGGCAGGTGATTGCGGTGAAGAGGCTATGCAGCCTGGAAATCAGGATTTTGCTGCAGCAGTTGATTGTGCAGAAGAGGCCATGCAGTCTGAAAATGCAGCTGAAGCTGGCCCATCGTCGTTTACAGAGCAAGGTGTTGCAGCAGGCGACTGCAGTGAAGAAGCTTTGCAGCCCGGAATTCAGGATTTTTCTGCAGCAGTTGATTGCGCAGAAGAGGCCATGAAGTCTGAAAATGCAGCTGAAGCTGGCCCATCATTGTTTACAGAACAAGGTGCCACGGCAGGTCATTGCGGTGAAGAGGCTATGCAGCTTGGAAATCAGAATTTTGCTGCAGCAGTTGATTGTGCAGAAGAGGCCATGCAGTCTGAAAATGCAGCTGAAGCTGGCCCATCGTCGTTTACAGAGCAAAGTGTTGCAGCAGGCGACTGCAGTGAAGAAGCTTTGCAGCCCGGAAATCAGGATTTTTCTGCTGCAGTTGATTACGCAGAAGAGGCCATGCAGTCCGAGAATGCAGCTGAAGCTGGGCCATTATCGTCTACTGGACAAGGTGTTGTAGCAGGCGATTGCAGTGAAGAGGCTATGCAGTCTGGAAAGCAGGATTTTGTCGCAGCAGTTGATTGCGCAGAAGAGGCTATGCAGTCTGGAAATGCAGTCGAAGGTGCCCCATCATCGTTTACAGAAGGTGTAGCAGCAGGTGATTTTGCTGAAGAGGCTATGCAGTATAACCATGAAGACAAAGCTGCTGAATGCTCGTCAATGACACGACAAGCTGCTTCATCATCCTTGTCAATGACAGAACAAGGTGCTACTACATCCTCACTAAGGACAGCGCAACAGAGTCACAAGAGAGATGCATTGATAGATTCCCCTCCCATCGCAACTGTGGCGCCTTTTCCCCGGCAATTCTGGAAGGCTGGAGAGTACAAGGTTGCTTCCCGAGCTTCCATCAACA ATGGCCAGAACTGCTTAAGGATTAATCCCAAGTTTCTTCACTCGAATGCTACGTCACACAAGTGGGTATTTGGTG CTATTGCAGAACTGCTCGACAACGCTGTTGATGAG GTGCAGAACGGGGCAACCTATGTGAAAATAGATAAAATGAAATATTCTCCTGTTGGAGAGTATTCGTTAATGATACAAG ATGATGGAGGCGGTATGAGTCCTGAGTATCTTCGACATTGTTTGAGCTTCGGATTCTCCAATAAATGCACGAATTCATCAATTGGACAAT ATGGAAATGGCTTCAAAACCAGCACAATGAGGCTTGGGGCAGATGCTATCATATTCAGCTGCAGAAAAGCTAATAG CAGATTGACACGAAGTGTTGGGCTGCTCTCTTACACATTCCTCAAAGGAACCGGCTGCGATGACATATTAGTGCCAGTG GTTGACTATGAATTTGATCCTTCATCCCGCAATTTCAAGAGGATAATGGACCGTGGTGAAAAACATTTTTCTTCCAATTTGTCCACTCTTTTGAGGTGGTCTAAATTTTCTACAGAAGATGATTTATTGAATCAA TTTGAGGACATGGGATGCCATGGCACAAAAATTGTTGTATTCAACTTGTGGCTCAATGATGTGGATGAAATGGAGCTTGACTTTACAACTGATGATGAG GATATTATGATGTCAGGAGCGCCTAAGATACCAGAAGAACGCGCGAAAGTGAAAAGGTTGAATCATATGCATATTGCAAATCGCTTTCGATATTCACTTCGT GTTTATGCATCTATACTATACCTTCGTCTACCACAACACTTTAAAGTCATCTTGTGtggacgaactgttgaacctcatcATATTATAAAGGACCTCATATACCGTGAATGTATCAAATATCGACCACAAGTTGGAACAAGCGTACAG GTTGATGTCATTACTTCAATTGGCTTCTTAAAAGGAGCTCCACACCTGGATATCTATGGATTTAATGTCTACCATAGGAACCGTCTTATTCTG CCATTTTGGGCTGCAGGCTCTGAGAGAGGTCGAGGCAGAGGCATTGCTG GGGTTTTGGAGGCGAACTTCATACGACCTACACATGATAAGCAAGATTTTGAGAAGACGGAACTTTTTCAGAGACTTGAGACGAGATTAAAAGACATGACAATGGAGTATTG GAGGCACCATGCTCATTTGATTGGCTACCAGCCAGTCACAAAATCTCTTCCTCCAGCATATTATACATCTATTGCTGCTACCAATGACAGCTCAGTAGCCCAAGCTACAGCAACAACTTATGCCAGGAACTCAAGAGCCAAGGCATCTGGAGTGTTGAACTCCCGTTTCAATGGAGGTAACTCATTAAATCCTTTGCACGTTGGTGCCTTGAGGGATCAAATGGACTATGGTGCATGTTCTTTAGCAAGGAGAAATATGAGGACTTCATTATATATGCCAAGCACACCCCAGCAAACTG AACTCTGCAAAAGAAGAAACTCTGGCTCGATGATTGAAATGAGGGCCCAAAAAAGGCACAACACGAATGGCGATGCTGACCACGTTGGAAGCGTCAATGTTGTTGAG ATAGGAGAGGAAAGGAGCAGTCTCTTACTTTGTCAGAACATGATGCTAAAGGCCGA GTGTTCTGAGCTGGAGGCGGCCGGGCAGACTCTCCGAAGCAAG GCGGACAGGTTGATGGGTGAACTCCGCGAGTGGCAACGGAAGCGGAGGAGCCTGACGGACGAGTTGGAGTTCTACAACGGCCTCAGCGCGATACAGCGCAGGATCCCCATCGCCAGCACCTCCTCCATGGGAGTGGGATGGATCTGA
- the LOC119328588 gene encoding protein MICRORCHIDIA 6-like isoform X2 has translation MALLDWIELSDDEEVTVKEKLPPEKVKEEFPPTNVKEEFPPTRVKEELDTHIHGTAQLEVEIVDLTIEEADVEEDRNAHGKGDAAQGATTSHRQQFLAPHGQGEAAQTVVPRQEFLAAANGVEEFLVIGDVAQEAMQSGNQDFAAAVDCAEEATHSENADEAGPSLFTEQGAAAGDCGEEAMQPGNQDFAAAVDCAEEAMQSENAAEAGPSSFTEQGVAAGDCSEEALQPGIQDFSAAVDCAEEAMKSENAAEAGPSLFTEQGATAGHCGEEAMQLGNQNFAAAVDCAEEAMQSENAAEAGPSSFTEQSVAAGDCSEEALQPGNQDFSAAVDYAEEAMQSENAAEAGPLSSTGQGVVAGDCSEEAMQSGKQDFVAAVDCAEEAMQSGNAVEGAPSSFTEGVAAGDFAEEAMQYNHEDKAAECSSMTRQAASSSLSMTEQGATTSSLRTAQQSHKRDALIDSPPIATVAPFPRQFWKAGEYKVASRASINNGQNCLRINPKFLHSNATSHKWVFGAIAELLDNAVDEVQNGATYVKIDKMKYSPVGEYSLMIQDDGGGMSPEYLRHCLSFGFSNKCTNSSIGQYGNGFKTSTMRLGADAIIFSCRKANRLTRSVGLLSYTFLKGTGCDDILVPVVDYEFDPSSRNFKRIMDRGEKHFSSNLSTLLRWSKFSTEDDLLNQFEDMGCHGTKIVVFNLWLNDVDEMELDFTTDDEDIMMSGAPKIPEERAKVKRLNHMHIANRFRYSLRVYASILYLRLPQHFKVILCGRTVEPHHIIKDLIYRECIKYRPQVGTSVQVDVITSIGFLKGAPHLDIYGFNVYHRNRLILPFWAAGSERGRGRGIAGVLEANFIRPTHDKQDFEKTELFQRLETRLKDMTMEYWRHHAHLIGYQPVTKSLPPAYYTSIAATNDSSVAQATATTYARNSRAKASGVLNSRFNGGNSLNPLHVGALRDQMDYGACSLARRNMRTSLYMPSTPQQTELCKRRNSGSMIEMRAQKRHNTNGDADHVGSVNVVEIGEERSSLLLCQNMMLKAECSELEAAGQTLRSKADRLMGELREWQRKRRSLTDELEFYNGLSAIQRRIPIASTSSMGVGWI, from the exons ATGGCATTGTTGGACTGGATTGAGTTGTCTGATGACGAGGAGGTGACAGTCAAAGAAAAACTTCCTCCAGAAAAAGTCAAAGAAGAATTTCCTCCAACAAATGTCAAAGAAGAATTTCCTCCCACAAGAGTGAAAGAAGAACTGGATACTCATATACATGGGACAGCGCAGTTGGAAGTAGAAATTGTTGATTTAACCATAGAAGAAGCTGACGTTGAAGAGGATAGGAATGCTCACGGGAAAGGGGATGCTGCTCAGGGGGCAACAACATCACATAGACAACAGTTTCTTGCACCTCATGGACAAGGCGAGGCAGCTCAGACAGTGGTACCAAGACAAGAGTTTCTTGCTGCTGCTAATGGTGTGGAAGAGTTTCTTGTAATAGGTGATGTTGCACAAGAGGCTATGCAGTCTGGAAATCAGGATTTTGCTGCAGCAGTTGATTGCGCAGAAGAGGCCACGCATTCTGAAAATGCAGATGAAGCTGGCCCATCATTGTTTACAGAACAAGGTGCCGCGGCAGGTGATTGCGGTGAAGAGGCTATGCAGCCTGGAAATCAGGATTTTGCTGCAGCAGTTGATTGTGCAGAAGAGGCCATGCAGTCTGAAAATGCAGCTGAAGCTGGCCCATCGTCGTTTACAGAGCAAGGTGTTGCAGCAGGCGACTGCAGTGAAGAAGCTTTGCAGCCCGGAATTCAGGATTTTTCTGCAGCAGTTGATTGCGCAGAAGAGGCCATGAAGTCTGAAAATGCAGCTGAAGCTGGCCCATCATTGTTTACAGAACAAGGTGCCACGGCAGGTCATTGCGGTGAAGAGGCTATGCAGCTTGGAAATCAGAATTTTGCTGCAGCAGTTGATTGTGCAGAAGAGGCCATGCAGTCTGAAAATGCAGCTGAAGCTGGCCCATCGTCGTTTACAGAGCAAAGTGTTGCAGCAGGCGACTGCAGTGAAGAAGCTTTGCAGCCCGGAAATCAGGATTTTTCTGCTGCAGTTGATTACGCAGAAGAGGCCATGCAGTCCGAGAATGCAGCTGAAGCTGGGCCATTATCGTCTACTGGACAAGGTGTTGTAGCAGGCGATTGCAGTGAAGAGGCTATGCAGTCTGGAAAGCAGGATTTTGTCGCAGCAGTTGATTGCGCAGAAGAGGCTATGCAGTCTGGAAATGCAGTCGAAGGTGCCCCATCATCGTTTACAGAAGGTGTAGCAGCAGGTGATTTTGCTGAAGAGGCTATGCAGTATAACCATGAAGACAAAGCTGCTGAATGCTCGTCAATGACACGACAAGCTGCTTCATCATCCTTGTCAATGACAGAACAAGGTGCTACTACATCCTCACTAAGGACAGCGCAACAGAGTCACAAGAGAGATGCATTGATAGATTCCCCTCCCATCGCAACTGTGGCGCCTTTTCCCCGGCAATTCTGGAAGGCTGGAGAGTACAAGGTTGCTTCCCGAGCTTCCATCAACA ATGGCCAGAACTGCTTAAGGATTAATCCCAAGTTTCTTCACTCGAATGCTACGTCACACAAGTGGGTATTTGGTG CTATTGCAGAACTGCTCGACAACGCTGTTGATGAG GTGCAGAACGGGGCAACCTATGTGAAAATAGATAAAATGAAATATTCTCCTGTTGGAGAGTATTCGTTAATGATACAAG ATGATGGAGGCGGTATGAGTCCTGAGTATCTTCGACATTGTTTGAGCTTCGGATTCTCCAATAAATGCACGAATTCATCAATTGGACAAT ATGGAAATGGCTTCAAAACCAGCACAATGAGGCTTGGGGCAGATGCTATCATATTCAGCTGCAGAAAAGCTAATAG ATTGACACGAAGTGTTGGGCTGCTCTCTTACACATTCCTCAAAGGAACCGGCTGCGATGACATATTAGTGCCAGTG GTTGACTATGAATTTGATCCTTCATCCCGCAATTTCAAGAGGATAATGGACCGTGGTGAAAAACATTTTTCTTCCAATTTGTCCACTCTTTTGAGGTGGTCTAAATTTTCTACAGAAGATGATTTATTGAATCAA TTTGAGGACATGGGATGCCATGGCACAAAAATTGTTGTATTCAACTTGTGGCTCAATGATGTGGATGAAATGGAGCTTGACTTTACAACTGATGATGAG GATATTATGATGTCAGGAGCGCCTAAGATACCAGAAGAACGCGCGAAAGTGAAAAGGTTGAATCATATGCATATTGCAAATCGCTTTCGATATTCACTTCGT GTTTATGCATCTATACTATACCTTCGTCTACCACAACACTTTAAAGTCATCTTGTGtggacgaactgttgaacctcatcATATTATAAAGGACCTCATATACCGTGAATGTATCAAATATCGACCACAAGTTGGAACAAGCGTACAG GTTGATGTCATTACTTCAATTGGCTTCTTAAAAGGAGCTCCACACCTGGATATCTATGGATTTAATGTCTACCATAGGAACCGTCTTATTCTG CCATTTTGGGCTGCAGGCTCTGAGAGAGGTCGAGGCAGAGGCATTGCTG GGGTTTTGGAGGCGAACTTCATACGACCTACACATGATAAGCAAGATTTTGAGAAGACGGAACTTTTTCAGAGACTTGAGACGAGATTAAAAGACATGACAATGGAGTATTG GAGGCACCATGCTCATTTGATTGGCTACCAGCCAGTCACAAAATCTCTTCCTCCAGCATATTATACATCTATTGCTGCTACCAATGACAGCTCAGTAGCCCAAGCTACAGCAACAACTTATGCCAGGAACTCAAGAGCCAAGGCATCTGGAGTGTTGAACTCCCGTTTCAATGGAGGTAACTCATTAAATCCTTTGCACGTTGGTGCCTTGAGGGATCAAATGGACTATGGTGCATGTTCTTTAGCAAGGAGAAATATGAGGACTTCATTATATATGCCAAGCACACCCCAGCAAACTG AACTCTGCAAAAGAAGAAACTCTGGCTCGATGATTGAAATGAGGGCCCAAAAAAGGCACAACACGAATGGCGATGCTGACCACGTTGGAAGCGTCAATGTTGTTGAG ATAGGAGAGGAAAGGAGCAGTCTCTTACTTTGTCAGAACATGATGCTAAAGGCCGA GTGTTCTGAGCTGGAGGCGGCCGGGCAGACTCTCCGAAGCAAG GCGGACAGGTTGATGGGTGAACTCCGCGAGTGGCAACGGAAGCGGAGGAGCCTGACGGACGAGTTGGAGTTCTACAACGGCCTCAGCGCGATACAGCGCAGGATCCCCATCGCCAGCACCTCCTCCATGGGAGTGGGATGGATCTGA